The segment GCCGCCCCGACCCGCACTGCACGGAGGCGTCGGCCCGGCTGCGCACCGCGGGCGGGACGGTCCTGGGCCGCCTCTCCCTGCGGGGCGGCACCCGTCCCTTCGGGGAGCTGGTCTCCGACGCCCACCGCTTCCGGGACTGGTACGGCGTCGGCGGCTTCTACCTGGCCGAAGCCCCCTCGGACCGGGCCGGCCTGGCCGGGGTCCGCCGGCTCACCGACGCCCTGCGCGGGCTCGGCGAGGGCCTGCGGACCGTGCTCGGACACGGCACGCACCCCTGCGAGGGCTACCTGGAGGCGGCCGACCAGCTGGTCACCTTCTCGGGGGCCTGGACCGACTACCGCTGGTCGCAGGTGGCCGAGTGGACGGCCGACCACCCGGCGGAGCGGTTCTGCCACCTCGTCCACGGCGTGCCCCGCACCCATCTGGAGGAGGCCGTCCGCATCGCCCGCTGGCAGGGGGCCGGAACCATCTGGTTCACCGACCGGCGCGCGACCCCCGACCGGGACCCGTGGGAGTCGATGCCCGCGTACTGGGACGAATTCGTCTCACGTATCGGACCGGGTGTCTCGGAATGAAGAAGGGCGTGGCAGTGTTACGGGAAGAACCACCGTTCAGACTTACCCATCTACGGAGTCCCCGTGTCGCTGCCACCCCTGGTCGAGCCAGCTGCTGAGCTCACCGTTGACGAGGTCCGTCGGTACTCCCGCCACCTGATCATCCCGGATGTCGGGATGGACGGCCAGAAGCGCCTGAAGAACGCCAAGGTGCTGGCCGTCGGCGCGGGCGGCCTCGGCTCGCCCGCACTCATGTACCTGGCCGCGGCCGGCGTGGGCACGCTGGGCATCGTGGAGTTCGACGAGGTCGACGAGTCGAACCTGCAGCGTCAGATCATCCACAGCCAGTCGGACATCGGCCGTTCCAAGGCCGAGTCCGCCCGTGACAGCGTGCTGGGCATCAACCCGTACGTCAACGTGGTCCTTCACGAAGAGCGGCTCGAGGCCGAGAACGTGATGGAGATCTTCAGCCAGTACGACCTCATCGTCGACGGCACGGACAACTTCGCCACGCGCTACCTGGTCAACGACGCCTGCGTACTGCTGAACAAGCCGTACGTCTGGGGCTCGATCTACCGCTTCGACGGCCAGGCCTCCGTCTTCTGGTCCGAGCACGGCCCCTGCTACCGCTGCCTCTACCCGGAGCCCCCGCCGCCGGGCATGGTCCCGAGCTGCGCCGAGGGCGGCGTCCTCGGCGTGCTCTGCGCCTCCATCGGCTCCATCCAGGTCACCGAGGCCATCAAGGTGCTCACCGGCGTCGGCGAGCCGCTCGTCGGCCGTCTGATGATCTACGACGCCCTGGAGATGCAGTACCGCCAGGTCAAGGTCCGCAAGGACCCCGACTGCGCGGTCTGCGGTCCGAACGCGACCGTCACCGAGCTCATCGACTACGAGGCCTTCTGCGGCGTCGTCTCGGAGGAGGCCCAGGAGGCCGCCGCCGGCTCGACGATCACTCCCAAGCAGCTCAAGGAGTGGATCGACGAGGGCGAGAACATCGAGATCATCGACGTCCGCGAGAAGAACGAGTACGAGATCGTCTCGATCCCCGGCGCGAAGCTGATCCCCAAGGGCGAGTTCCTGATGGGCACGGCCCTCCAGGACCTCCCGCAGGACAAGCGGATCGTCTTGCACTGCAAGACGGGTGTCCGCAGTGCGGAAGTCCTCGCGGTCCTGAAGAACGCGGGCTTCGCGGACGCCGTCCACGTCGGCGGCGGCGTGATCGGCTGGGTCCACCAGATCGAGCCCGAGAAGCCGGTCTACTAGACCTGCCCCGGAGGGGTCGTACCGCTCGGCGGTACGACCCCTTCGTCGTTCGCCGTCCCGGGAGTGCACACGGCCTTCGCGCCCGGCACCTTCCCGTCCAGCAGGTAGGCGTTCACCGCCCGCTGCACGCACCGGTCGCCGCTGTTGTACGCGCCGTGCCCCTGCCCCTTGAAGGTGAGCTCCACGCCCACGCCCTTGCCGAGGCGGTCCACCATGTTGCGCGCCCCCTCGTACGGGGTCGCCGGGTCACCGGTGTTGCCGACCACCAGGATCGGGGCCGAACCGGGGGCGGAGACGTCCGGGGTCTGCCAGGCGCCGGCCACCGGCCAGCCCGTGCAGCTCAGCAGCGCCCAGCCCAGGAAGTCCCCGAAGACCGGGGAGGCCTTGCGGAACTCCGGCAGCTTCGCCTTCGTCTGCTCCAGGCTGTAGCGGT is part of the Streptomyces katrae genome and harbors:
- a CDS encoding spherulation-specific family 4 protein, giving the protein MPHLTTPPGATAAAATESGRLGLGIPGYAHPLLAPVEWAELTRPGTPLHWAVLNVADGPGGRPDPHCTEASARLRTAGGTVLGRLSLRGGTRPFGELVSDAHRFRDWYGVGGFYLAEAPSDRAGLAGVRRLTDALRGLGEGLRTVLGHGTHPCEGYLEAADQLVTFSGAWTDYRWSQVAEWTADHPAERFCHLVHGVPRTHLEEAVRIARWQGAGTIWFTDRRATPDRDPWESMPAYWDEFVSRIGPGVSE
- the moeZ gene encoding adenylyltransferase/sulfurtransferase MoeZ — translated: MSLPPLVEPAAELTVDEVRRYSRHLIIPDVGMDGQKRLKNAKVLAVGAGGLGSPALMYLAAAGVGTLGIVEFDEVDESNLQRQIIHSQSDIGRSKAESARDSVLGINPYVNVVLHEERLEAENVMEIFSQYDLIVDGTDNFATRYLVNDACVLLNKPYVWGSIYRFDGQASVFWSEHGPCYRCLYPEPPPPGMVPSCAEGGVLGVLCASIGSIQVTEAIKVLTGVGEPLVGRLMIYDALEMQYRQVKVRKDPDCAVCGPNATVTELIDYEAFCGVVSEEAQEAAAGSTITPKQLKEWIDEGENIEIIDVREKNEYEIVSIPGAKLIPKGEFLMGTALQDLPQDKRIVLHCKTGVRSAEVLAVLKNAGFADAVHVGGGVIGWVHQIEPEKPVY